AACGCTGATTGTTGGAGAAAGCTTCTTCTATTCATGAAAAGAATTGAATTGGAAAGTTACAAAATCAATTCATGAGCTGTTAACTGATCGGTTATCAAAATATAAATTCAAAACATGGAACCTGTTAGGGTAGATATTTTTCATCAGTCCCGGTGGACGGGCCTCATTGGGTTCGGTGTCAAGCGCAGCGAAGACAGATCAGATCTAGCGCAGCAGATCTGATCAGAGGCCAATGCAGCCCGGAAACTGGGACGGGGCCATTCGGCCCGGGAGTAAAAGCATTTAAAATATCAGAGTGATCGATAAGACTAACGCAATTATAATAGTCTGTAGTAATAGAAAAAATTATTGCAAATAACTAGCCATCTCCTGCTGATAACCAGCCGCTACTTTGGTCGCTGCTTCAGCAAAATCTTCTCCGCCATCTGCAAAAATGATGGCCCTGCTGGCATTGACCAATAATCCTGCATCTGTGTTTAATCCGTATTTGGATACATCTTCCAAACTCCCTCCTTGCGCTCCAACACCGGGTACCAGTAAAAAATGATCAGGAATGATTTTACGGATATCAGCCAGATCACTGGCTCTAGTAGCACCTACTACAAACATGAGATTATCCGGACTGCCCCATTTACAAGTGGTTTCCAATACTTGCTCGTACAATTGCTTCCCTTGTTGTGCTGCTAATGATAAACGTTGAAAATCAAAACTACCGGCATTGGAAGTGAGCCCAAGAACGATCGTCCATTTGTCTTTGTATTCTAAGAACGGACGAACACTATCTTCTCCCATATAAGGAGCAACGGTTACCGCATCAAAAGGTAATATCTCAAAGAAGGTCTTTGCGTATTGAGAAGAAGTATTACCGATATCTCCACGTTTAGCATCAGCGATGGTGAAATGTGTAGATGGGATATACGCCAATGTTTCTTGCATGATCTCCCAGCCTTTGATTCCTTGCGATTCATAAAAAGCAGTATTGATCTTATAAGAAACAC
Above is a genomic segment from Sediminibacterium sp. KACHI17 containing:
- the pyrF gene encoding orotidine-5'-phosphate decarboxylase, giving the protein MTRQELVEQIRSKQSYLCVGLDTDPLKIPKHLQGHPDGVLSFNKAIIDATKDHCVSYKINTAFYESQGIKGWEIMQETLAYIPSTHFTIADAKRGDIGNTSSQYAKTFFEILPFDAVTVAPYMGEDSVRPFLEYKDKWTIVLGLTSNAGSFDFQRLSLAAQQGKQLYEQVLETTCKWGSPDNLMFVVGATRASDLADIRKIIPDHFLLVPGVGAQGGSLEDVSKYGLNTDAGLLVNASRAIIFADGGEDFAEAATKVAAGYQQEMASYLQ